One stretch of Harmonia axyridis chromosome 1, icHarAxyr1.1, whole genome shotgun sequence DNA includes these proteins:
- the LOC123676873 gene encoding UDP-glycosyltransferase UGT5-like isoform X12 translates to MKGMANPKNSIIQMLFVFLQLLRSGQEDFWLAEPIQELIKSKEEYDVAIAIPVLYDAQLALYHHLGLPVIEFFPGASNFMVNKYVANPNIGPAASFPALDGQDGSFISRLSFATITFVMRSMEVLFVVPPLQKVMDKYIPGSPQLWELQKNISLMFVNSHLSIEPPRPYVPNMVQIGGFYAQTTKKLPDNLQKYLDSAKDGAILFSFGTNMKIAEVEKDKLDAIMEGLRKIAPIKVLFKSEIDLKDAPKNVLVSKWLPQNDILAHPNIKAFITHGGLGGNTEAVYHGVPMIGIPLFADQKTNIENAVKSGYAVRIFYEDINQKTVDEALEQILKNPSYTEKAKKRSSLLRKQPMNPMDKAIWWVEHIIEHKGGEHLRNLGMDLEWYQLYMVDIMLFYLVVIVIMLTTSILSMRWIIRKLFFKNKNKTKNKKSKKE, encoded by the exons ATGAAGGGTATGGCAAATCCGAAAAATTCCATCATTCAAATGCTCTTTGTATTCTTACAACTTTTGAGATCTGGCCAAGAGGATTTCTGGCTGGCGGAACCGATACAAGAACTGATAAAATCTAAGGAAGAATACGATGTTGCCATCGCTATACCAGTTCTTTACGATGCCCAGTTAGCCTTGTACCATCACCTAGGACTACCAGTCATAGAGTTCTTCCCCGGAGCTTCTAACTTCATGGTTAACAAATACGTTGCCAATCCGAACATAGGTCCTGCAGCATCTTTTCCTGCCCTCGATGGCCAAGATGGTTCCTTCATCTCAAGACTGTCATTCGCGACAATCACGTTTGTGATGAGATCTATGGAGGTGCTTTTTGTTGTCCCCCCACTACAAAAAGTCATGGACAAATACATTCCGGGCTCTCCACAGTTATGGGAgcttcagaaaaatatttctctgaTGTTCGTCAATTCACATTTGAGCATTGAGCCACCAAG gCCCTATGTACCCAATATGGTACAAATTGGAGGTTTCTATGCACAAACTACAAAGAAACTTCCAGACAACCTTCAGAAATATCTAGATTCGGCAAAAGATGGAGCTATTCTCTTTAGTTTTGGTACTAATATGAAGATTGCTGAAGTGGAAAAAGATAAGCTTGATGCCATTATGGAGGGTTTGAGGAAAATTGCCCCCATCAAGGTTTTGttcaaatcagaaattgacTTGAAGGATGCCCCGAAGAATGTTTTGGTTTCCAAGTGGTTGCCACAAAATGATATATTAG CACATCCAAATATAAAGGCTTTTATTACCCATGGTGGACTTGGAGGCAATACTGAGGCTGTCTACCATGGAGTACCAATGATAGGGATTCCTCTTTTCGCCGACCAGAAGACTAACATTGAAAACGCAGTCAAATCAGGTTACGCTGTCAGGATATTTTATGAAGACATAAACCAGAAAACGGTCGATGAAGCTTTGGAACAAATCCTGAAGAATCCTTC GTACACTGAAAAGGCTAAGAAGCGATCTTCCTTGCTTAGGAAGCAACCTATGAATCCTATGGATAAGGCCATCTGGTGGGTGGAACACATTATTGAACACAAAGGAGGTGAACATTTGAGGAACTTGGGTATGGACTTGGAATGGTATCAGTTGTATATGGTGGATATTATGCTCTTCTATCTCGTTGTTATTGTGATAATGTTAACTACCTCTATACTATCGATGAGATGGATAATTAGAAAGCtatttttcaagaataaaaataagactaaaaataagaaatcgaAGAAAGAGTGA
- the LOC123676873 gene encoding UDP-glycosyltransferase UGT5-like isoform X11, which produces MLILVWSLQGFLASVTNPKSTFMEKFSSFLSSIETYSENFWRNKPIQDLIKSREQYDVIISLNFLNDGLLALNHHLGAPTIIFFPAASSSATNRYVANPNLPYVDNPFMIDVGSRTSFLARTLTTSLVCLSSLVDRYVMTPRQERPMLSYLPNSPPVLELKKNVSLVMVNAHTSLESARPYVPNMVQIGGFYAQTTKKLPDNLQKYLDSAKDGAILFSFGTNMKIAEVEKDKLDAIMEGLRKIAPIKVLFKSEIDLKDAPKNVLVSKWLPQNDILAHPNIKAFITHGGLGGNTEAVYHGVPMIGIPLFADQKTNIENAVKSGYAVRIFYEDINQKTVDEALEQILKNPSYTEKAKKRSSLLRKQPMNPMDKAIWWVEHIIEHKGGEHLRNLGMDLEWYQLYMVDIMLFYLVVIVIMLTTSILSMRWIIRKLFFKNKNKTKNKKSKKE; this is translated from the exons ATGCTCATACTAGTTTGGAGTCTGCAAG GTTTCTTGGCATCAGTGACAAATCCAAAAAGCACCTTCATGGAAAAATTCAGCTCCTTTCTTTCATCTATAGAAACTTATAGCGAGAATTTTTGGAGAAACAAACCTATCCAAGACCTCATCAAATCCAGAGAACAATATGACGTTATAATATCGTTGAATTTTCTCAACGATGGTCTCTTGGCTCTGAATCATCATTTGGGAGCGCCCACTATAATTTTCTTCCCTGCTGCTTCTTCCAGTGCAACCAATAGATATGTGGCAAATCCTAATTTACCCTATGTGGACAATCCATTCATGATAGATGTAGGGTCTCGTACTAGCTTTTTGGCGAGGACGCTGACGACATCCTTGGTTTGCTTGTCGTCTCTGGTAGATAGATATGTAATGACACCAAGGCAAGAACGTCCAATGCTGTCTTACCTTCCAAATTCACCTCCAGTTTTAGAACTCAAGAAGAATGTTTCTCTGGTGATGGTCAATGCTCATACTAGTTTGGAGTCGGCAAG gCCCTATGTACCCAATATGGTACAAATTGGAGGTTTCTATGCACAAACTACAAAGAAACTTCCAGACAACCTTCAGAAATATCTAGATTCGGCAAAAGATGGAGCTATTCTCTTTAGTTTTGGTACTAATATGAAGATTGCTGAAGTGGAAAAAGATAAGCTTGATGCCATTATGGAGGGTTTGAGGAAAATTGCCCCCATCAAGGTTTTGttcaaatcagaaattgacTTGAAGGATGCCCCGAAGAATGTTTTGGTTTCCAAGTGGTTGCCACAAAATGATATATTAG CACATCCAAATATAAAGGCTTTTATTACCCATGGTGGACTTGGAGGCAATACTGAGGCTGTCTACCATGGAGTACCAATGATAGGGATTCCTCTTTTCGCCGACCAGAAGACTAACATTGAAAACGCAGTCAAATCAGGTTACGCTGTCAGGATATTTTATGAAGACATAAACCAGAAAACGGTCGATGAAGCTTTGGAACAAATCCTGAAGAATCCTTC GTACACTGAAAAGGCTAAGAAGCGATCTTCCTTGCTTAGGAAGCAACCTATGAATCCTATGGATAAGGCCATCTGGTGGGTGGAACACATTATTGAACACAAAGGAGGTGAACATTTGAGGAACTTGGGTATGGACTTGGAATGGTATCAGTTGTATATGGTGGATATTATGCTCTTCTATCTCGTTGTTATTGTGATAATGTTAACTACCTCTATACTATCGATGAGATGGATAATTAGAAAGCtatttttcaagaataaaaataagactaaaaataagaaatcgaAGAAAGAGTGA
- the LOC123676873 gene encoding UDP-glycosyltransferase UGT5-like isoform X10 — MLILVWSRQGSFSSVTNPKSTFIDKVSTFLSSIETTSEKFWKNKPIQDLIESREQYDVIISLNFLNDGLLALNHHLGAPTIIFFPAASSSAINKYVANPNLPYYEDPFMMDVGSSNSFLARTLTTSVVCLFSLTERYIMAPRQERPMLSYLPNSPPVSELKKNVSLVMVNAHTSLESARPYVPNMVQIGGFYAQTTKKLPDNLQKYLDSAKDGAILFSFGTNMKIAEVEKDKLDAIMEGLRKIAPIKVLFKSEIDLKDAPKNVLVSKWLPQNDILAHPNIKAFITHGGLGGNTEAVYHGVPMIGIPLFADQKTNIENAVKSGYAVRIFYEDINQKTVDEALEQILKNPSYTEKAKKRSSLLRKQPMNPMDKAIWWVEHIIEHKGGEHLRNLGMDLEWYQLYMVDIMLFYLVVIVIMLTTSILSMRWIIRKLFFKNKNKTKNKKSKKE; from the exons ATGCTCATACTAGTTTGGAGTCGGCAAG GTTCCTTTTCGTCAGTGACAAATCCAAAAAGCACCTTTATAGATAAAGTCAGCACATTTCTTTCGTCTATAGAAACTACTAGCGAGAAATTCTGGAAAAACAAACCTATCCAAGACCTCATCGAATCTAGAGAACAATATGACGTCATAATatctttgaattttctcaacGATGGTCTTTTGGCTTTGAATCATCATTTGGGAGCGCCAACTATAATTTTCTTTCCTGCCGCTTCTTCTAGTGCAATCAATAAATATGTGGCAAATCCAAATTTACCCTATTACGAAGATCCATTCATGATGGACGTAGGGTCTAGTAATAGCTTTTTGGCGAGGACGCTGACGACATCCGTGGTGTGCTTATTCTCTCTTACGGAGAGATATATAATGGCACCAAGACAAGAACGTCCAATGCTGTCTTACCTTCCAAATTCACCTCCAGTTTCAGAGCTCAAGAAGAATGTTTCTTTGGTGATGGTCAATGCTCATACTAGTTTGGAGTCGGCAAG gCCCTATGTACCCAATATGGTACAAATTGGAGGTTTCTATGCACAAACTACAAAGAAACTTCCAGACAACCTTCAGAAATATCTAGATTCGGCAAAAGATGGAGCTATTCTCTTTAGTTTTGGTACTAATATGAAGATTGCTGAAGTGGAAAAAGATAAGCTTGATGCCATTATGGAGGGTTTGAGGAAAATTGCCCCCATCAAGGTTTTGttcaaatcagaaattgacTTGAAGGATGCCCCGAAGAATGTTTTGGTTTCCAAGTGGTTGCCACAAAATGATATATTAG CACATCCAAATATAAAGGCTTTTATTACCCATGGTGGACTTGGAGGCAATACTGAGGCTGTCTACCATGGAGTACCAATGATAGGGATTCCTCTTTTCGCCGACCAGAAGACTAACATTGAAAACGCAGTCAAATCAGGTTACGCTGTCAGGATATTTTATGAAGACATAAACCAGAAAACGGTCGATGAAGCTTTGGAACAAATCCTGAAGAATCCTTC GTACACTGAAAAGGCTAAGAAGCGATCTTCCTTGCTTAGGAAGCAACCTATGAATCCTATGGATAAGGCCATCTGGTGGGTGGAACACATTATTGAACACAAAGGAGGTGAACATTTGAGGAACTTGGGTATGGACTTGGAATGGTATCAGTTGTATATGGTGGATATTATGCTCTTCTATCTCGTTGTTATTGTGATAATGTTAACTACCTCTATACTATCGATGAGATGGATAATTAGAAAGCtatttttcaagaataaaaataagactaaaaataagaaatcgaAGAAAGAGTGA